GATATTGAGAGAAAAGCTTTAGAAGAACTGAAGCAGTTGGTTCACGAAGCTCTCAATACTCACCAGTTTAGCACTGCttcaccaaaaaaagaagagagacaaAGTGTTATTATCACCCAAGAAGCACAAACAACTCAAGAAACCTCCAAAACTGAAGCATCAGCGTCAGAATCTGATGTTAGTACTGAGATTAAACCACCAGCAGAGACTCATGAATCAAAAGTTGAAGAAAccccagaaaaaaaatcacaagaagTGGCAAAAGAAGAGCAAAAGGCTGTATCTTCACCAGAGGAGATCACTATATGGGGGATCCCTCTTCTGAAAGATGATAGAAGTGATGTGGTTCTCTTGAAGTTCTTGAGGGCAAGGGATTTTAAGGTAAGAGATGCATTTGTAATGATCAAGAACACAATTCAATGGAGGAGAGACTTTAAAATTGATGAGCTTGTTGATGAAGATCTAGGTGATGATTTGGAGAAAGTTGTGTTTATGCATGGTTATGACAGGGAAGGGCATCCTGTGTGTTATAATGTGTATGGTGAGTTTCAAAATAAAGAGTTGTATCAGAAGACATTCTCTGACGAGGAGAAAAGATTGAAGTTCTTGAGGTGGCGGATTCAGTTCTTGGAGAGGAGCATAAGGAAGCTTGATTTTAGTCCTAGTGGTATTTCCACCGTCTTCCAGGTTAATGATCTCAAGAACTCTCCAGGACCCGGAAAGAGAGAGCTTAGGTTGGCTACTAAACAGGCTCTCCTATTGCTTCAGGACAATTACCCTGAGTTTGTGGCCAAACAGGTAGATTCTCATGACTAATTGCTTTCTTGATTGGATTTTGATTGAATGGTTTGTTTGTGATGTACTGAGTGTTgtggttttgggttttgtttaGGTGTTCATCAATGTCCCTTGGTGGTATCTTGCATTTTATACAATGATCAGTCCATTTATGACGCAAAGAACCAAAAGCAAATTTGTATTCGCAGGCCCATCAAAATCTGCTGAGACACTTTTCAAGTTAGTGAAGTCtctaaatcatttaatttttgccaAAATAGGGTCCTTTGATGGTCCTCttgagaattttcttcttctacttattGTTTGATATAGACTCTAAATCTAAAACTGGTGAAACAGATATGTATCTCCTGAGCAAGTACCTATCCAGTATGGTGGCTTGAGTGTGGATTTCTGCGACTGCAACCCCGAATTTACTATTGCTGATCCTGCTACTGAGATAACTGTAAAACCAGCAACCAAGCAAATTGTggaaattataatttatgagGTACAAATTCACTGCTCCCTTTGTGATATACTACTTACAATTGATCCATGCTACTGTGCAATTCTTAACTCTTATTAACTGGCTTTGATTATGGACATTTCTGCTATTGCTAAGAATGCTTGGCTATGGATGAAAGGTTTGTTCTGTTTTTGAAGTATGAATTTGTGCATTGCAGAAATGTTTCATTGTTTGGGAGTTGCGAGTTGTTGGATGGGAGGTGAGTTATAGTGCTGAATTCGTGCCCGATTCTAAAGATGCATAcacaattataataacaaaaccCACAAAAATGACCCCAACCAATGAGCCAGTGGTGTCTAACAGCTTCAAAGTTGGTGAGCTGGGAAAAATATTGCTCACAGTTGACAACTCTAcctcaaagaagaagaaacttctCTACAGGTTCAAGATAAACCCCTTCTCAGATTGAGGAACTCTTTGTATTTAATGTTTCCATCTCAGATAGTTGtggaaattgaattaattttatgtactcTGGGTGAGCCTTTTGTCTTTTATTTGGCTTTGGTTCTTTTTGGTGGGTGGCATGGCTGGTTGAGAATAGCACATGGTTTGCATTTGGTGTTTCTTTTGTCAATCATCTTGGGGAAAACAAACAGATGTGTGGGCAAATGGAGGGGTGTGTGGTTGTgaaacttatatatatacatgaatcTGCATTTCTTTGAGGCGTTTTGCGATGCGCTTTCTCTTTTATCTGGATGTCAATATTTCAGTACCATTTACTTTTATGTAATCTCAAAACTCTTATGATATTGCGACATCGAATGCTTCAATTTGACATCAtctttaaagttgaatattgTAATCCAAGCAAGAGTTGATCCATTTTTGACTTGTGCCCTTGACGGATTGGTGCTTACCTAACTATTTCCAAAGGTCAGCAAATTATGGtggggaaagaaaaagaaaattaggcTCCATTTTGGT
This genomic stretch from Populus alba chromosome 19, ASM523922v2, whole genome shotgun sequence harbors:
- the LOC118056541 gene encoding patellin-3; protein product: MAQESTPPPVTPPPPPSLEQAPPSPAMVKDIGDLPPAPAPAPEPAEEAESPGAKGKELQGPTLPPPPEGEQKDSRSSSLAAMMEKEESVSSPQPPPEEKTEVTEKSAATKEEVVAVAVADTGKEKQVQENKVPQTLVSFKEESNLVSDLSDIERKALEELKQLVHEALNTHQFSTASPKKEERQSVIITQEAQTTQETSKTEASASESDVSTEIKPPAETHESKVEETPEKKSQEVAKEEQKAVSSPEEITIWGIPLLKDDRSDVVLLKFLRARDFKVRDAFVMIKNTIQWRRDFKIDELVDEDLGDDLEKVVFMHGYDREGHPVCYNVYGEFQNKELYQKTFSDEEKRLKFLRWRIQFLERSIRKLDFSPSGISTVFQVNDLKNSPGPGKRELRLATKQALLLLQDNYPEFVAKQVFINVPWWYLAFYTMISPFMTQRTKSKFVFAGPSKSAETLFKYVSPEQVPIQYGGLSVDFCDCNPEFTIADPATEITVKPATKQIVEIIIYEKCFIVWELRVVGWEVSYSAEFVPDSKDAYTIIITKPTKMTPTNEPVVSNSFKVGELGKILLTVDNSTSKKKKLLYRFKINPFSD